The Neobacillus sp. OS1-2 genome includes a window with the following:
- a CDS encoding M15 family metallopeptidase produces MPKLTRFNICLLVITLSLSGCSWKNHSAKKDSSEANLPPVPADHSSTAESNKNKDGRQTDSGVQIVTTPEMIPVLVNKHHMLPDDYNPSDLVDPNIQFIFAEKLEKRKMRAKAATAIEMLFTAAKQDGINLLGVSAYRSHSEQTSLFNHYVNVDGYEAAMTYSAVPGTSEHETGLAIDVTGGNGKCAAEDCFKGTPEADWLQKHAADYGFIIRYPKGKEQITGYQYEPWHLRYVGKTIAKKIMDRGITLEEYYNTAAVNNGA; encoded by the coding sequence ATGCCAAAATTAACTAGATTCAATATTTGTCTTCTTGTGATTACACTTTCTTTATCAGGATGCTCCTGGAAAAATCATTCGGCGAAAAAGGATAGTAGTGAGGCAAATCTGCCGCCTGTCCCCGCAGATCATTCTTCAACAGCTGAGTCTAACAAAAATAAGGATGGTAGGCAGACAGATTCGGGTGTTCAGATTGTTACTACGCCGGAAATGATCCCTGTTCTTGTCAACAAGCATCATATGCTTCCTGATGATTACAATCCCAGTGATTTGGTTGATCCCAATATCCAATTTATTTTTGCAGAGAAATTAGAAAAGCGGAAAATGCGTGCTAAGGCCGCAACTGCTATCGAAATGTTATTTACTGCGGCTAAACAGGATGGTATAAACCTGCTGGGTGTCTCGGCATACCGCTCCCATAGTGAACAAACCTCCTTATTTAATCACTACGTTAATGTAGATGGGTACGAGGCTGCTATGACCTATAGTGCTGTTCCTGGTACAAGCGAGCATGAAACAGGCCTCGCCATTGATGTAACGGGTGGCAATGGAAAATGTGCGGCCGAGGATTGCTTCAAGGGAACTCCCGAGGCGGACTGGCTACAGAAACATGCCGCTGATTATGGATTCATCATCCGCTATCCAAAAGGAAAAGAGCAAATTACCGGGTACCAATACGAACCCTGGCACCTCCGTTACGTCGGCAAAACGATCGCCAAAAAAATCATGGACCGCGGCATCACACTCGAAGAATACTACAATACCGCGGCAGTAAATAATGGTGCCTGA
- a CDS encoding toxic anion resistance protein, whose amino-acid sequence MSENNPIDLTKSGSLLDDILADPFGDKQELTQNPAPQTQANEVKPVKLIDVIPEENRAKAYQLAEQIDPANHQAMILYGTQAQGKLLSFSHAMLEHVQKQDVGEIGEIISDLMKRLDEVNPDELKDGKPSLFARMFGKISGTLQEVLSKYQKTGAQIDRISVKLDRSKNVLLSDIKLLEQLYETNKEYFHALNIYIAAGEIKLEEMQTQTIPQLKIAAEAANDQMKFQEVNDMIQFADRLDKRLHDLKLSREITIQSAPQIRLIQNTNQALVEKIQSSIMTAIPLWKNQVAIALTLIRQRHAVEAQKQVSKTTNELLLKNAEMLKTNTIETAKENERGLVDIETLKKTQESLITTLEETMRIQEEGRHKRRLAEQELANMENDLRLKLLEIKGK is encoded by the coding sequence ATGAGTGAAAACAATCCAATTGATCTTACTAAATCTGGAAGTTTATTAGATGATATTCTGGCCGATCCATTTGGTGATAAGCAAGAATTGACCCAAAATCCGGCACCGCAAACGCAAGCGAATGAAGTGAAACCGGTCAAGTTAATTGACGTCATACCAGAGGAGAATCGGGCGAAGGCCTATCAGCTGGCGGAACAAATCGATCCGGCCAACCATCAAGCGATGATTCTTTACGGCACCCAAGCACAAGGAAAGTTGCTTTCCTTTTCCCATGCCATGCTTGAGCATGTTCAGAAACAGGATGTAGGTGAAATTGGAGAAATCATTAGTGACTTAATGAAGAGGCTTGATGAGGTCAATCCGGATGAACTAAAGGATGGGAAGCCATCCTTATTTGCTCGTATGTTTGGAAAAATTTCCGGCACCCTTCAAGAAGTGCTATCCAAATACCAGAAAACAGGGGCGCAAATTGACCGGATTAGTGTGAAACTTGATCGCAGTAAAAATGTCCTTTTATCCGATATAAAATTGCTTGAACAGCTTTATGAAACGAATAAAGAATATTTTCATGCTCTGAATATTTATATCGCTGCCGGTGAAATCAAACTAGAAGAAATGCAAACCCAAACAATTCCGCAGTTAAAAATAGCAGCGGAGGCAGCCAATGACCAAATGAAATTTCAAGAGGTCAACGATATGATTCAGTTCGCTGACCGTTTAGATAAGCGTCTGCATGATTTGAAATTAAGCCGTGAAATCACGATTCAAAGTGCGCCGCAAATTCGCTTAATCCAAAACACAAACCAGGCGCTTGTGGAAAAAATCCAATCATCGATCATGACGGCGATTCCCCTATGGAAAAATCAGGTAGCGATTGCATTGACACTGATTCGCCAGCGTCATGCGGTGGAGGCGCAAAAGCAGGTGTCGAAAACCACCAATGAGCTTCTCTTGAAAAATGCTGAAATGCTAAAGACCAATACGATTGAAACGGCAAAAGAAAACGAGCGCGGTTTAGTGGATATTGAAACATTAAAGAAAACCCAGGAAAGCTTGATCACAACACTCGAAGAAACCATGCGAATCCAAGAAGAAGGCCGCCACAAGCGTCGTCTTGCCGAACAAGAACTAGCTAACATGGAAAACGACCTGCGTCTGAAATTACTTGAAATAAAAGGAAAATAA
- a CDS encoding 5-bromo-4-chloroindolyl phosphate hydrolysis family protein codes for MNPILSFLLRTFVAVPITVCTWLICFFPIGLTFWSSTAFAILGGVLTHLILSLFMNISYLKKHQLSRKEYRYIRKNLAEAKQKIRRLNKSIFKIRDISSVKQRIDIHRITKKIHKMTTKEPKRFYKAEEFYFSHLDSIVELTEKYTFLSSQPKQNSEIGLSLIETRRTLNELSRVLEEDLYQVISNDIDTLNFEIDVAKHSIKKNKDSKFPEENRWLK; via the coding sequence ATGAACCCGATTTTGTCATTTCTGCTTCGCACATTTGTGGCTGTCCCGATAACCGTATGTACATGGCTAATTTGCTTTTTTCCTATTGGACTCACATTCTGGTCATCAACTGCTTTTGCAATCCTTGGAGGGGTTCTTACCCATCTGATCCTTTCGTTGTTCATGAACATCAGCTATTTAAAAAAGCATCAGCTTTCACGGAAAGAATACCGCTATATTAGGAAAAACTTAGCCGAAGCAAAACAGAAAATCAGGCGCTTAAATAAAAGTATTTTCAAGATCCGGGATATTTCATCTGTTAAACAAAGAATTGACATTCATAGAATCACAAAAAAAATACACAAGATGACAACAAAAGAACCGAAGCGTTTTTACAAGGCGGAGGAGTTTTATTTTTCCCATTTGGATTCAATTGTTGAACTAACAGAAAAATATACGTTCCTCTCCTCGCAACCGAAGCAGAATAGCGAGATAGGGCTGTCCCTTATTGAAACACGCAGAACATTAAATGAACTCTCAAGGGTGTTGGAAGAAGATTTATATCAGGTCATTTCGAATGATATCGATACCTTAAACTTTGAAATTGATGTCGCAAAGCATTCTATCAAGAAAAACAAAGATTCCAAATTCCCTGAAGAAAATAGGTGGCTAAAATGA
- a CDS encoding VOC family protein, whose translation MKLKRIHHIAVICSDYQKSKDFYVRVLGLTPVQEVFRKERNSYKLDLAVDGLYQIELFSFPDPPVRPSYPEAAGLRHIAFEVENMEEAVRDLTRHDVTVEEIRIDSLTGKKFTFFADPDGLPIELYER comes from the coding sequence ATGAAATTAAAAAGGATCCACCATATCGCTGTTATTTGTTCAGATTATCAAAAATCAAAGGATTTTTATGTGCGGGTTCTTGGTTTGACACCTGTACAGGAGGTCTTCCGAAAGGAAAGGAACTCGTATAAACTTGATTTGGCAGTGGATGGGCTTTATCAAATTGAGTTGTTTTCGTTCCCGGACCCACCGGTACGGCCAAGCTATCCGGAAGCTGCTGGGTTAAGACACATTGCCTTTGAGGTGGAAAATATGGAAGAAGCTGTACGTGATTTAACAAGGCACGATGTTACCGTCGAAGAAATCCGGATAGATTCCTTAACAGGCAAAAAGTTTACCTTCTTTGCCGACCCAGATGGGCTTCCGATCGAACTGTACGAGCGGTGA
- a CDS encoding S1C family serine protease — translation MKKRALFTIPLCLVLIAVIVTTFFLLNIKPAEGKIAQAQKLAEYTKPAVVRIVDYAVVGWQFNNPNDPEVMAILDQLKYQSVVGGSGSGAIISSDGYVVTNAHVVEATQMKDEDIANAAFEQLVGILADQFNVDYETAYQYMLTYTKYTEIKKVLKVVLPGGDVLDGEVKSYGAPINEGKDVAVLKIEGNNLPTLPLGNSDEIQNQDNVWVSGYPAAADSDLLSTDSSFVSSMTAGQISATSKRTEQGSPVIQINAAATHGNSGGPVINEKGQIIGLLTFRGDTVNGQEVQGFNFSVPVNTAKEFVNQAGVREFKSETDKLFQDGLELYWGGYYKHALEKFEAVQRIYPNHSEIKHYIANSEKKMSSSKTLWSDYSTTFYIIDGVSGLLILVLMVFTFAFRPKSPAVAVTGVPSAGPENTLADLHKDRKIDVQDILLALQEHQKRQKKDDDDSGNGA, via the coding sequence TTGAAGAAAAGAGCTCTTTTTACCATTCCATTATGCTTGGTGCTTATTGCGGTGATTGTAACTACCTTCTTCTTACTCAATATCAAGCCCGCTGAAGGAAAAATAGCGCAAGCACAAAAACTGGCAGAATACACGAAGCCGGCAGTTGTTCGAATCGTTGATTACGCTGTTGTCGGGTGGCAGTTTAACAACCCTAACGATCCTGAAGTTATGGCGATATTGGATCAATTAAAGTACCAATCAGTTGTCGGTGGTTCCGGGTCTGGTGCGATCATTAGCTCCGATGGTTATGTCGTTACAAACGCCCATGTGGTCGAAGCGACGCAAATGAAGGATGAAGATATTGCCAATGCGGCGTTTGAACAACTGGTTGGAATTCTGGCAGACCAATTTAATGTTGACTACGAAACAGCGTACCAATACATGCTTACGTATACAAAATATACGGAGATAAAAAAAGTATTAAAGGTTGTTTTACCGGGCGGGGATGTCCTTGATGGCGAAGTGAAAAGCTATGGAGCTCCTATTAATGAGGGTAAGGACGTCGCTGTTTTAAAAATTGAAGGGAATAACCTGCCTACCTTACCGCTTGGCAATTCCGATGAAATCCAGAACCAGGATAATGTTTGGGTGAGCGGCTACCCTGCTGCAGCCGATTCTGACCTGTTATCCACGGATTCATCCTTCGTTTCTTCAATGACTGCAGGGCAAATCTCGGCTACATCGAAAAGGACAGAACAGGGAAGCCCAGTCATTCAGATTAATGCGGCTGCCACACATGGGAACAGCGGTGGTCCAGTTATCAATGAAAAAGGACAGATTATTGGTTTACTCACCTTTAGAGGCGACACAGTGAATGGCCAAGAGGTTCAAGGCTTTAATTTTTCTGTACCGGTTAATACAGCAAAAGAATTTGTGAACCAAGCCGGTGTCAGGGAATTCAAAAGTGAAACCGATAAGCTTTTCCAAGATGGACTCGAATTGTATTGGGGTGGTTACTATAAACATGCGTTGGAAAAGTTTGAGGCGGTTCAGCGCATCTATCCCAACCATTCTGAGATCAAACACTATATCGCGAACTCGGAAAAAAAGATGAGCAGCAGTAAGACGTTATGGTCCGATTATTCTACCACCTTCTATATCATCGATGGTGTTTCCGGATTACTCATTCTTGTACTGATGGTGTTCACCTTTGCCTTTAGACCGAAAAGCCCAGCGGTTGCTGTCACTGGCGTTCCATCAGCCGGACCGGAAAACACCTTGGCTGACCTACACAAAGATCGCAAAATCGACGTTCAAGACATCCTCCTCGCCCTCCAAGAACACCAGAAACGGCAGAAAAAAGACGACGACGATAGTGGAAATGGTGCCTGA